A genome region from Penicillium psychrofluorescens genome assembly, chromosome: 3 includes the following:
- a CDS encoding uncharacterized protein (ID:PFLUO_004754-T1.cds;~source:funannotate), with product MGHRIISRDFIDHDTKVNFDARASVHSVDDEETKPHPALGSTIQLFESEQAPDDRRWQPGIRDRLVFICIIILAMMDAFDATVMIPVLPHLANTFQVPLVTTLWVNTAYLALNAASQLFFPMLCEVFSHGPLWIVALVFATIGTGICSGSMTLPELIIGRLVQGFGTGGSTSLCFVMMAESSPEPIQARYSSYILLTRMLGSILGPIIGGLFVDNAHWTWAFYFNFIFCALGMLAIPFAVDLRFSKNIPLRKLRILDWSGATMVLMGPGGILLGLSWGGVYFRWLRWEILAPIAVGVASFVALAFYESFWALHPLFFNLMPAQVFCQLQFFALYFMSTKYLTPTVSGITLLAITGLAMAPAAVVGIVLAHEMRYLHWIISSGWMLTLLAAGCAILLNSTTPTVGWVFLFFSAGLGHGLLLASYNIRIWNAPKDEAASWPTKPATISLLTRGWGMAAAVPVGGVVFLNFLGAELDRIGLQRNLINTAHGYLILMNDVQMDDGQRETIKAATAVAFRMVWEVLAGVAALGGISSAFLWKKSR from the exons ATGGGGCATCGCATCATCTCCAGAGACTTCATCGACCACGACACCAAAGTCAACTTCGATGCGCGCGCGAGCGTGCACAGcgtcgacgatgaggaaACCAAACCACATCCTGCGCTAGGGAGCACCATCCAGCTTTTCGAGAGCGAACAAGCGCCCGATGATCGAAGATGGCAGCCCGGGATCCGGGACCGGCTGGTGTTCATTTGCATTATTATTCTGGCAATGATGGATGCGTTTGACGCGACGGTTATGATTCCTGTCTTGCCG CATCTGGCAAATACGTTTCAAGTTCCCCTAGTCACAACGCTCTGGGTCAATACAGCCTATCTCGCCCTCAACGCCGCCAGCCAGCTTTTCTTCCCGATGCTGTGCGAGGTATTCAGCCATGGACCCCTCTGGATCGTCGCCCTCGTGTTCGCAACCATTGGCACAGGCATCTGCAGCGGGTCGATGACTCTGCCAGAGCTGATCATCGGCCGGCTCGTGCAAGGATTCGGTACAGGCGGGTCGACGAGCTTGTGTTTCGtgatgatggccgagtcATCGCCCGAGCCCATTCAGGCCCGCTACTCGAGCTACATCCTGTTAACTCGCATGCTGGGCTCCATTCTGGGCCCGATTATCGGCGGCTTGTTTGTCGACAACGCGCATTGGACCTGGGCGTTTTATTTCAATTTTATTTTCTGTGCGCTGGGCATGCTCGCTATCCCCTTCGCCGTGGATCTACGGTTCTCGAAGAATATCCCGCTTCGGAAACTGCGTATCCTCGATTGGTCCGGCGCCACTATGGTTCTTATGGGGCCCGGTGGAATTCTCCTCGGGCTTAGCTGGGGAGGTGTCTACTTCCGCTGGCTTCGGTGGGAGATTCTCGCACCGATTGCTGTGGGCGTTGCTTCGTTCGTGGCGCTGGCGTTTTATGAGTCCTTCTGGGCGTTGCACCCACTGTTCT TCAATCTGATGCCCGCCCAGGTCTTCTGCCAGCTGCAATTCTTCGCGTTGTATTTCATGTCAACGAAGTATCTCACTCCCACCGTCTCTGGCATCACTCTGTTAGCCATCACCGGCCTGGCAATGGCACCCGCCGCGGTAGTGGGCATAGTCCTCGCTCACGAGATGCGGTATTTGCACTGGATCATCTCCAGTGGCTGGATGCTCACCCTACTTGCAGCGGGCTGCGCGATCCTGCTCAACAGCACCACACCGACGGTAGGCTGGGTgtttttattcttctccgCGGGGCTAGGCCACGGACTCCTTCTCGCGAGCTATAACATTCGCATCTGGAATGCACCCAAGGACGaagctgcttcttggccgacGAAGCCGGCGACAATCTCGCTGCTTACCAGGGGTTGGGGCATGGCTGCCGCTGTGCCAGTCGGGGGCGTTGTGTTTTTGAATTTCCTGGGCGCGGAGCTGGATAGGATTGGCTTGCAACGGAATCTCATTAACACGGCGCATGGATATCTCATCTTGATGAATGATGTGCAGATGGATGATGGTCAGAGAGAGACTATCAAggcggccacggcggtggcATTCCGCATGGTTTGGGAAGTCCTGGCTGGTGTTGCTGCACTGGGGGGTATCTCATCTGCTTTTCTGTGGAAGAAGAGTCGATAA
- a CDS encoding uncharacterized protein (ID:PFLUO_004755-T1.cds;~source:funannotate) — MNRPRNLVYSFIPNSYSRSPFLKRRAAPPKRFASAYLDTRLRDVSKLTATIRPHLKRSIQELPLKLSKRAMSSLTTASAQPVTAPLTRSATFLVLSVTNPSAIPTIRSTLASVSSLAKNVAFRDAAANFNCTVGIGSSIWDELTNNLPRPKELHPFREVKGAKHTAVATPGDLLFHIRSERRDLCFEFERQLMDRLGDSVQLVDGTVGFRYFDARDLLGFVDGTANPVGPDVPLSVLVASEDDPNAQRGSYVVVQKYVHDLAGWKSLPAEQQEQIIGRTKPDNIELDDAKDGHQASHKTLSTIEDENGDEHDIVRDNMPFGSPASGEFGTYFIGYTNRLWVIEKMLERMFVGHPPGLHDRLLDFSKPLTGTVFFAPSATVLDGLDG, encoded by the coding sequence ATGAACAGACCCCGAAATCTCGTCTACAGCTTCATTCCCAATTCGTATTCTCGTTCTCCATTCCTCAAACGTAGAGCAGCACCGCCAAAGCGATTCGCCTCCGCATATCTGGATACACGGCTCCGCGACGTATCGAAACTCACAGCCACAATCCGTCCTCATCTCAAGAGATCCATCCAAGAACTGCCCCTCAAACTGTCCAAACGAGCAATGAGCAGCTTAACCACCGCCAGCGCCCAACCCGTCACGGCCCCCCTGACCCGATCAGCAACCTTCCTGGTCCTATCCGTCACAAACCCCTCAGCCATCCCAACCATCCGCTCAACCCTCGCCAGCGTCTCCAGCCTAGCCAAAAATGTCGCCTTCcgagatgccgccgccaacTTCAACTGCACCGTAGGCATCGGCAGCTCCATCTGGGACGAACTCACCAACAACCTTCCGCGGCCCAAAGAACTCCACCCCTTCCGCGAAGTCAAGGGCGCCAAACACACCGCTGTCGCCACCCCCGGCGAcctcctcttccacatccGTTCCGAGCGCCGCGATCTCTGCTTCGAGTTCGAGCGCCAGCTCATGGACCGCCTCGGTGACTCCGTgcagctcgtcgacggaACCGTTGGCTTCCGCTACTTCGACGCCCGCGACCTCCTAGGCTTTGTCGACGGCACCGCGAACCCCGTCGGCCCGGACGTGCCGCTCTCTGTCCTTGTCGCGAGCGAAGACGACCCAAATGCCCAGAGGGGCAGCTACGTCGTGGTACAGAAATACGTCCACGACCTGGCTGGTTGGAAATCCCTCCCGGCAGAACAACAAGAGCAGATCATCGGACGGACCAAGCCCGATAACATTGAACTCGACGATGCCAAGGACGGGCATCAGGCCTCGCATAAGACGCTGAGTACGATTGAGGATGAAAACGGCGACGAGCATGATATTGTCCGCGACAACATGCCCTTTGGATCGCCGGCGAGTGGGGAGTTCGGGACTTACTTCATTGGGTATACCAACCGGCTGTGGGtgattgagaagatgctcGAGCGGATGTTTGTAGGGCATCCGCCCGGCTTGCATGATCGGTTGTTAGACTTTTCGAAGCCGTTGACTGGGACTGTTTTCTTCGCGCCGTCGGCTACGGTGTTGGATGGGTTGGATGGttga
- a CDS encoding uncharacterized protein (ID:PFLUO_004756-T1.cds;~source:funannotate), with protein MPQDTQQPTEHKESFVEKIFDHHKHGNEGHAAKDEPQGGEGRLRSDLEKDKAGLKQYLKEDEQLEEEGQTYGGLM; from the exons ATGCCTCAAG ACACTCAGCAGCCTACCGAGCACAAGGAGTCTTTCgtcgagaagatcttcgACCACCACAAGCATGGAAACGAGGGTCACGCTGCCAAGGACGAGCCTCAGGGCGGCGAGGGCAGACTGCGTTCCGATCTGGAAAAGGACAAGGCAGGCTTGAAGCAATATCTcaaggaggatgagcagctcgaagaagagggtcAGACCTATGGAGGCTTGATGTAG
- a CDS encoding uncharacterized protein (ID:PFLUO_004757-T1.cds;~source:funannotate), whose product MSPRDSISSKGKSEFTFVTENTQSEARSFAMREHWKRRHLRNQEAKAYRPKRSSRTLLPHSKSGPNEDISSSADGSSSSGLQQDGDVDMDVAESREKPPSICSQLLCGVSYALSSSRPDPFQTCPIHLTSQHQKLLHHWISTHAAMMFEDLDVTEFNPMRDVWFPLDLSNASSFNCIMAHSAAHLSHLYAGTPPRRGTNSSDTLKYKIEAVRILRLWLCDPEKELSDDSFAAVVRLLTFERYWGTVADWKIHRDGLQRMIDAKGGVEALHENWRLELVVYL is encoded by the exons ATGTCTCCGCGGgactccatctcctcgaagggAAAGTCCGAGTTCACATTCGTGACGGAGAACACCCAATCGGAAGCTCGGAGCTTTGCTATGAGGGAGCACTGGAAGCGGCGACATCTGCGCAACCAGGAGGCGAAGGCATATCGCCCGAAGAGATCGTCGCGAACTTTGCTTCCGCACTCGAAGAGCGGCCCGAATGAAGATATTTCATCATCAGCAGATGGGAGTAGCTCTTCAGGGCTACAACAGGATGGGGACGTGGACATGGACGTGGCCGAGAGTCGAGAGAAACCTCCCAGCATTTGCTCTCAGCTGCTGTGTGGTGTGAGTTATGCGCTgtcgagctcgaggcctGACCCGTTCCAGACGTGTCCTATTCACTTGACGAGCCAGCATCAGAAACTTCTGCATCACT GGATCAGCACTCATGCGGCTATGATGTTCGAAGATCTGGATGTCACCGAGTTTAATCCGATGAGGGATGTTTGGTTCCCGCTGGACCTTTCAAatgcttcttctttcaactGCATCATGGCGCATTCAGCTGCGCATTTGTCTCACCTATACGCGGGCACTCCCCCGCGACGAGGAACGAATTCTTCTGATACCTTGAAGTATAAGATCGAGGCTGTCAGGATCCTACGCCTTTGGCTTTGTGATCCTGAGAAAGAGCTCAGCGATGACTCTTTTGCTGCCGTTGTTCGTCTGCTCACGTTTGAG CGATACTGGGGTACAGTGGCAGATTGGAAAATCCACCGTGATGGCTTACAAAGAATGATCGATGCCAAAGGTGGAGTGGAAGCGCTCCACGAGAACTGGCGCTTGGAACTTGTGGTTTACCTGTAG
- a CDS encoding uncharacterized protein (ID:PFLUO_004758-T1.cds;~source:funannotate) codes for MIICHTKSKDGSFKYAKIHVKPQQGIQNYSREEATEIARKNPDYMIQNMFEAIERGDYPVWNVYVQLMSPEEAEKYEWNIFDMNKIWSHKDFPLPQIGRLTMNGNVILRNRCPVFR; via the exons ATGATAATATGTCACACCAAAAGTAAG GATGGCTCGTTTAAATATGCGAAAATCCACGTCAAGCCGCAGCAAGGGATACAAAATTACAGCCGCGAAGAAGCTACCGAGATCGCCCGAAAGAACCCTGACTATATGATCCAGAACATGTTTGAGGCTATCGAGAGAGGCGACTATCCTGTTTGGAATGTTTACGTCCAGCTGATGAGCCCCGAAGAGGCCGAGAAATACGAATGGAACATCTTCGATATGAACAAGATTTGGTCGCATAAGGATTTCCCTCTGCCGCAAATTGGTCGTCTTACTATGAACGGCAATGTAATTCTTCGAAACCGTTGTCCAGTCTTCAGATAG
- a CDS encoding uncharacterized protein (ID:PFLUO_004759-T1.cds;~source:funannotate), translating into MSVQDNARFDFIVVGGGTAGNVVAGRLAENPNAKILVVEAGVANSKELEEIRTPSEAMELRDSQYDWSYKSTMVKRDDYERIEKPNTRGKALGGSSSLNYFTWVPGSKGTFDMWEEYGGKEWTWDSLVPYLRKSATYHDDEKAYPSELKKIGQNGPIPISHSELIPEMQSFRDLLTKAWKSTGQPINENIFDGQMVGLTHSVNSIYEGRRSGSFLCVSDKSNITILPQVQSKKLIIDNADKTCKGVTVITGSGQELNLYATREVIVSQGVFESPKLLMLSGIGPAAELKKHGIPVIVDNLHVGQHLLDHPGVPFVLRVKDGLGMDDYVLRKGTSQNNHAIQTYQSNHRGPLASGFLELVGYPRIDKYLEKDPQYRQAKASNGNKDPFCPYGQPHFELDFICLFGSAFQWHYPTPSKGSYVTVMVDLVRPVSDPGEVTLNSGDPLQQPNINLNFFNNDLDIIAIREGIRFSYDVLKNGEGFKDIIEGEYPWEMPLHDDKLMKMAVLDRSQTSFHPCGTARLSKSIQQGVVDSNLKVHGVKNLRVIDASVIPVIPDCRIQNSVYMIGEKGADAIKRDHADFYK; encoded by the coding sequence ATGTCTGTCCAGGACAATGCTAGATTCGACTTTAttgtcgttggtggtggtacTGCCGGCAACGTTGTTGCTGGCCGCCTGGCTGAGAACCCCAACGCTAAGATCTTAGTTGTTGAAGCCGGTGTTGCCAACTCCAaagagctcgaggagatcagAACTCCTTCGGAAGCTATGGAGCTCCGTGACAGCCAGTATGACTGGTCCTACAAGTCAACCATGGTCAAGCGAGATGACTATGAGCGTATTGAGAAGCCTAACACCCGCGGCAAGGCCCTTGGTGGCAGTTCGTCCCTGAACTACTTCACTTGGGTTCCCGGATCCAAGGGTACCTTTGATATGTGGGAGGAGTATGGTGGAAAGGAGTGGACTTGGGACTCGCTCGTTCCCTACCTGCGGAAGAGTGCGACCTACCATGACGACGAGAAGGCATACCCGTCAGAACTGAAGAAGATCGGCCAGAACGGTCCGATTCCAATTTCTCACTCGGAACTTATTCCCGAGATGCAGTCTTTCCGTGACCTCCTCACCAAGGCGTGGAAGTCCACTGGTCAGCCAATCAACGAGAACATCTTCGACGGTCAAATGGTTGGCCTAACCCACAGTGTCAACTCGATTTACGAGGGTCGCCGCTCCGGAAGTTTTCTTTGTGTCTCTGACAAATCAAATATCACCATTCTACCCCAGGTGCAGTCGAAAAAACTTATCATCGACAATGCGGATAAGACCTGCAAGGGTGTGACTGTCATCACGGGCTCGGGCCAGGAACTAAACCTCTATGCTACCCGTGAAGTCATCGTCTCCCAAGGTGTCTTCGAGTCCCCCAAGCTATTGATGCTTAGTGGTATCGGGCCTGCCGCAGAACTTAAGAAGCATGGCATCCCAGTGATTGTCGACAACCTCCACGTCGGTCAGCATCTCCTAGATCACCCTGGTGTCCCTTTTGTCCTCCGCGTTAAAGACGGCTTGGGTATGGATGACTACGTCCTACGCAAGGGAACCTCTCAGAACAACCACGCCATCCAAACTTACCAGAGCAACCACCGCGGTCCGTTGGCCTCCGGATTCCTCGAGTTAGTCGGATACCCCCGAATTGACAAGTACTTGGAAAAAGACCCCCAGTATCGCCAGGCCAAGGCCTCGAACGGCAATAAGGACCCATTCTGCCCGTACGGCCAGCCCCACTTCGAGCTCGACTTCATCTGTCTTTTCGGCAGCGCGTTCCAGTGGCACTACCCCACACCAAGCAAGGGCAGCTACGTAACTGTTATGGTTGATCTTGTCCGCCCTGTCTCCGACCCCGGCGAGGTCACCCTCAACAGCGGAGACCCGTTGCAGCAACCCAACATTAACCTGAACTTTTTTAACAACGACctcgacatcatcgccatccgtGAGGGTATCAGATTTTCCTACGATGTCCTGAAGAACGGCGAGGGCTTCAAGGATATTATTGAGGGCGAGTACCCCTGGGAGATGCCGCTGCACGATGACAAGCTCATGAAGATGGCCGTGCTCGATCGCTCCCAGACTTCCTTCCACCCTTGCGGTACTGCTCGCCTGTCTAAGAGCATCCAGCAGGGTGTGGTTGACTCCAACCTCAAAGTCCACGGCGTTAAGAACCTCCGTGTAATTGACGCGTCCGTCATCCCTGTCATTCCCGACTGCCGGATCCAGAATTCCGTGTATATGATTGGTGAGAAGGGtgccgatgccatcaagCGTGACCACGCCGACTTCTACAAATGA
- a CDS encoding uncharacterized protein (ID:PFLUO_004760-T1.cds;~source:funannotate) — MASRVSSHRSASLRQSQSQHVEDEDSSKEKRTLASRVKDIWKKSGLDQPTILLMMKGGIPPTIAVSIYQATDVADQYTTLGYLTGVISILGFAIQPRAKFLQMIIFDVLAVCLAASFALLTMYSSVHARYNTTPSIFTTRSATNPSSQTYNSSSSAVSGVFLFFQIWLVHTFRAKYPQFQFPVVIYSIFANVSSIYAPQMENMTSAISLVKRLLEAFLSGLGISTVVSLFILPMTSRKAVFKEMSGYIDGLRSALGAHVVYFETLERNDMFGRTDTFDDSREKFGEKGKIYSPEAEAIRSSVRQITDLHAKLHGDLTFAKREFALGKLGPTDLKTIFRHLRQIMIPVVGLSFVVDIFQRLSEYNRWNEPLDPNAETLPDGVRERVVREWNDIMRAVHDPFADMIQTIDEGLLHTSYVLKLKKPPKKSAAVFATSNGNSTEENKDVEAPVENTAPGEKDFTPHFEKKLGEFRSAKRIALQAWAEEKGITLPPDFFDHPQSMEILEGDFLTESSSQRDRSRRQLYLILYMDQLLYSTGQTVLDFVRYVDHVAAKGKLSKTRLIIPGAPRLWKWVKSMMTAEDTHHEDDTMGDIQAQNKILELGEAYKHRKDPEHLPPDTLFQKIGERVRKIPWFLRSNESSYGFRVACATMTIAIIALLHDTQTFFIKQRLVWAMIMVNLSMSPTSGQSVFSFVLRIAGTTIAMVASLLVWYIPDQKTPGVIVFLFIFVSCGFYVPIKMFRFRVIGIISIVTTTMIIGYELQVRKVGEKIATSNGQPYYPIYLLAPYRLAATAGGIAVAFIWTFFPYPISEHSVLRQNLGASLYLLANHYSIIHETVSARMRGDEWGNNSKTSRKLEKARHKVFSKQMLMLNGLRTYSEFLRWEVPIGGKFPKEQYDAIIVCVENIVSYLSLLGYASDTLMNLGDDEATDTAWMYNFRRLVGSAKVTTHEVTSLLCLLSASITNRQPLPPYLKTPRPYSFSKRLEALDKDILSIKYIAEPGFAAFAVLQISTRCIVGDVERLMKYVKGLVGELDFSFHALSTADSRMTSRAPSRVASRVDINEIPTLSADRDKMD, encoded by the exons atgGCTTCCCGTGTCAGCTCGCACCGGTCGGCCTCCCTGCGCCAGTCGCAGTCGCAGCACGTTGAGGACGAGGACTCGAGCAAGGAAAAACGGACCCTTGCGAGTAGGGTGAAGGACATCTGGAAGAAGTCCGGCCTGGACCAGCCAACCATTCTGCTAATGATGAA GGGTGGCATTCCACCGACGATCGCGGTGTCCAT ATATCAAGCCACTGATGTGGCGGACCAGTATACGACTCTGGGCTATCTGACGGGCGTGATTTCGATCCTGGGCTTCGCCATCCAGCCTCGTGCCAAGTTCCTCCagatgatcatcttcgatGTTTTGGCCGTCTGTCTGGCGGCGTCATTTGCCCTCTTAACAATGTACTCCAGCGTGCATGCACGCTACAACACAACCCCTAGTATATTCACCACCCGCTCGGCGACCAATCCATCCAGTCAGACGTATAAttcgtcctcctccgccgtcagCGGAgtctttctgttctttcaGATCTGGCTGGTTCATACTTTCCGCGCCAAGTACCCGCAGTTCCAATTTCCTGTGGTTATCTATtccatcttcgccaatgTCTCGTCGATATATGCACCACAGATGGAAAATATGACCTCCGCAATCAGCCTGGTGAAGCGACTTCTGGAGGCATTTCTCAGCGGTCTTGGCATCTCAACTGTCGTGTCGCTCTTTATTCTTCCAATGACATCGCGAAAGGCTGTCTTCAAGGAAATGAGCGGCTATATTGACGGGCTGCGGTCTGCACTGGGGGCTCATGTCGTCTACTTCGAGACGCTGGAAAGAAACGACATGTTTGGTCGCACCGATACATTCGATGACTCCCGTGAGAAATTCGGTGAGAAGGGAAAGATCTACAGTCCCGAAGCAGAGGCCATCCGCTCTTCGGTCCGTCAAATTACCGATCTCCATGCCAAACTCCATGGCGATTTGACATTTGCAAAGCGAGAATTCGCGTTGGGGAAATTGGGCCCTACGGATCTCAAAACGATCTTTCGTCACCTCCGACAAATAATGATCCCTGTGGTCGGCTTGAGCTTTGTGGTCGATATTTTCCAGCGACTGTCAGAGTACAACAGATGGAACGAACCTCTCGATCCCAACGCTGAAACTCTCCCGGATGGAGTGCGCGAGCGCGTCGTGCGAGAATGGAACGATATTATGAGGGCGGTGCACGATCCATTCGCAGATATGATCCAGACAATTGACGAGGGCTTGCTTCATACTTCGTATGTTTTAAAGCTGAAGAAGCCGCCCAAGAAGTCTGCTGCTGTTTTTGCTACAAGCAACGGCAACTCCACTGAAGAGAACAAGGACGTGGAAGCCCCGGTAGAGAACACTGCTCCTGGAGAAAAAGATTTTACGCCTCATTTTGAGAAGAAACTGGGCGAGTTCCGCAGTGCAAAGCGGATTGCATTGCAAGCATGGGCTGAAGAAAAGGGGATTACATTGCCGCCGGATTTCTTTGATCACCCACAGTCGATGGAAATCTTGGAGGGTGACTTTCTCACCGAGTCTTCATCACAGCGGGATCGAAGTCGGCGACAGCTTTATTTAATCTTATAC ATGGATCAATTGCTTTATTCGACAGGACAGACCGTCCTAGATTTCGTCCGATATGTGGATCATGTCGCCGCCAAGGGAAAGCTGTCCAAGACCCGGCTCATCATCCCTGGGGCGCCGCGGCTGTGGAAGTGGGTTAAAAGTATGATGACGGCGGAGGACACACACCACGAAGACGACACCATGGGCGATATCCAAGCGCAAAACAAAATACTCGAGCTAGGCGAAGCTTATAAACATCGCAAAGACCCTGAACACCTCCCACCCGACACCTTGTTCCAAAAAATTGGAGAGAGGGTTCGTAAAATTCCATGGTTTCTACGGTCAAATGAGTCTTCATACGGCTTCCGAGTCGCCTGTGCCACGATGACCATCGCGATTATTGCCTTACTGCACGACACGCAGACCTTTTTCATCAAGCAGCGACTGGTGTGGGCCATGATCATGGTCAACCTCAGCATGTCCCCGACATCCGGCCAGAGCGTCTTCAGCTTCGTGCTAAGAATTGCCGGCACAACGATCGCGATGGTGGCAAGTCTCTTGGTCTGGTATATACCTGACCAAAAGACGCCAGGTGTAATTGTCTTTCTATTCATTTTTGTTTCGTGCGGGTTTTATGTGCCCATTAAGATGTTCCGCTTTCGAGTGATTGGAATCATCAGCATCGTGACCACCACGATGATCATTGGCTACGAGCTGCAAGTTCGCAAGGTCGGGGAGAAGATTGCCACATCCAATGGACAGCCATATTATCCTATCTATCTCCTCGCACCTTACCGATTAGCAGCCACCGCTGGAGGTATTGCTGTTGCGTTCATTTGGACGTTCTTCCCATATCCAATTTCAGAACACTCGGTGCTTCGCCAGAATCTTGGAGCCTCCCTGTATCTGCTGGCGAACCACTACTCGATCATTCACGAAACGGTGTCTGCACGCATGCGCGGCGATGAGTGGGGCAACAACAGCAAAACGTCTcgcaagctcgagaaggCCCGCCACAAAGTATTCTCCAAACAAATGTTGATGCTGAATGGATTGCGAACATACTCCGAGTTCCTGCGGTGGGAGGTTCCGATCGGTGGCAAGTTTCCCAAGGAGCAGTACGATGCAATTATTGTCTGCGTGGAAAA CATCGTGAGCTACCTGAGCTTACTCGGCTATGCATCCGACACACTGATGAACCTgggcgacgacgaagccACAGACACGGCATGGATGTACAATTTCCGGCGGCTGGTTGGCAGCGCCAAAGTCACCACCCACGAGGTCACTTCCCTGTTGTGTCTTCTCTCTGCCAGCATCACGAATAGACAGCCTCTACCGCCGTATCTGAAAACCCCGCGGCCGTACAGCTTTTCCAAGCGCCTAGAAGCTCTCGACAAGGACATCTTGAGCATCAAGTACATCGCCGAGCCAGGATTCGCGGCGTTTGCGGTTCTGCAGATTTCCACGAGATGTATTGTAGGCGACGTGGAACGTTTGATGAA ATATGTCAAGGGCTTGGTCGGAGAGCTGGACTTCTCCTTCCATGCTCTTAGCACAGCGGATTCAAGAATGACGTCTCGGGCACCGTCGAGGGTAGCCTCGCGGGTCGATATCAATGAGATCCCGACGTTGTCTGCTGATCGAGATAAGATGGACTAG
- a CDS encoding uncharacterized protein (ID:PFLUO_004763-T1.cds;~source:funannotate) produces MDTSSQEIKNSGDVESVAPNPKTLCRDESAPATAWSSPVPKRKPVPGPAPVPETTTGAAYGEVKGARPSPGQKRSWPSLDLSLLWRRRRKLVIITIAIAVVLLALIIGLAVGLTVGKNHNNNLPLPTANGGPYDGDLTYYNPGLGACGITSTDTEMICAVSHILFDAASTGSDPNDNPLCGMKLRLRRDDKSVDVTIVDRCVGCAVTDIDVTTAVFKELAEIDQGRVSVEWSWLQKPPVTVS; encoded by the exons ATGGATACTTCCTCCCAGGAAATAAAAAATTCGGGCGATGTGGAGTCAGTCGCTCCCAATCCGAAGACGCTGTGTCGCGACGAGTCCGCGCCGGCCACGGCCTGGTCGTCGCCAGTGCCCAAGCGCAAACCAGTTCCCGGTCCAGCTCCAGTCCCGGAGACGACTACAGGCGCGGCTTATGGCGAGGTGAAAGGCGCAAGACCGAGCCCCGGCCAGAAACGGAGTTGGCCGTCGCTTGATCTATCTTTACTCTGGAGACGCCGTCGCAAACTCGTTATTATCACTATCGCTATTGCCGTGGTACTCCTCGCATTGATCATCGGGCTTGCAGTCGGATTGACGGTGGGAAAAAA CCACAACAACAATCTTCCACTCCCCACCGCTAATGGCGGGCCCTACGATGGAGACCTGACCTACTACAACCCAGGACTGGGAGCTTGCGGTATCACAAGCACAGACACAGAGATGATCTGCGCCGTATCGCACATTCTCTTCGACGCAGCATCAACAGGCTCAGACCCCAACGACAACCCGCTCTGCGGAATGAAACTGCGACTGCGCCGGGACGACAAGAGCGTGGATGTGACGATCGTGGATCGATGCGTCGGGTGTGCTGTGACAGACATCGACGTGACGACTGCCGTGTTTAAGGAACTGGCCGAGATTGACCAAGGTCGAGTCTCCGTGGAATGGTCGTGGCTTCAGAAGCCGCCGGTGACTGTTTCTTGA